Part of the Nitrospirota bacterium genome is shown below.
TGTCGTCCTTGGCCGGATCGCCCGCTTTCAACGCAGCCACCCGGGCCAGGAGTTTCTCGGTGAACGGCTGGAGCACCGACTGATGGACGAAGATCCGTTGGACCGAGATGCACGTCTGGCCCGCATAGGTATAGCCGCCCGTCGCGCACCGCTGCGCCGCCACGTCCAGGTCCGCATCCGGCTCCACAATCACCCCTGCGTTGCCGCCCAGTTCGAGCACCACCCGTTTTTTCCCGGCTTTTCCTTTGAGCATCCATCCCACAGCCGCGCTGCCGGTGAAGCTCAGCATCCTGAACCGATCGTCGACGACCAGGCGCTCCGCCACCGCGTTGTCGCACGGCACGACGCTCACGGCGCCGATCGGCAGGCCGGATTCCAGCACGATCTCACCGAGCAGCAACGCCGTCAACGGTGTCTGCGGCGCCGGCTTGATCACGATCGGATTGCCCGCAGCCAAGGCCGGAGCGACTTTGTGCGCGACGAGGTTGAGCGGGAAGTTGAAGGGGGTGATACCCAGAATCGGCCCGATCGGGAACCGGCGAACGATCCCCAGGTAGGACTCGGTTCCCGGCGTCCAATCCATCGGCACGATCTCGCCGGGAACCCGCTTGGCCTCCTCGGCGGCGACGCTGAATGTCTGGACGGCGCGCGCCACTTCGCGGCGGGAATCGGTGATCGGCTTTCCCGCCTCGGCCGTAATGGTGCGCGCCGCTTCTTCCTGCCGTGCACGCAGCGCCACGGCGATCTTCAGCAGCGCTTCGGCGCGGGCGTGGGCCGGCAGCTCGCGCATGGCGGCCGTCGCCGTCACCGCCGTCTGCACCGCCGCCTCCGCTTCCGTCCGTTCTGCCCGGCAGATTTCGGCGATCGTCTCGCCGGTGAAGGGATTGATGACCTTGGCGGTCGAAGCCGATCGCCGCCACTGACCGCCGATGAGAAATGGGCGTGCCGCTTCCATCGGGCAGATCCCCTACGAGTCGGACATGAGGAGGATTAGTCTGCGGACTCGACGGCGGACAGACCGCTGGGCGCCGCCTGCGGCGCGTCGTCCTCGGCCTGAGCGACAACGGCCTTGGCGATCAGTTCTTCCGTTCCCCAATCCCGAATCGCCTCGAGCGTGAATGCCTCGTAGGTGGACACCCCGTGGCAGGTGGGGCAGTCCGGCTTGGGGACTTTGCGGCGGAAGACTTCGTTCAGGCACGACATGCAGACCCACAGATCCGGTTCACCGTCCTCACAGGGTATGGACCAAAACGCTTGTGCGGATGACATAGGCAGTTCCTTACCGACCATGTAAATGCGTGGACGAATGTGGCCGAACGGCGCAGCGCCGTTACGCGCCGCTCTTGCCTCGCGGGTGCGTCCGCGCCAGCAGCCGTTCGATCTCTTCTTCAAACACCTGATAAGGGAACGCCCCCGGAATCGTGACGGCCGCGTCTCCGCCGCGCCCGTCCCTCGTCAACATCAGGACGAAGCCCGGCGTCCCGCGGAATCCCCAACTGGTTCCCTCCTGCCGATCGTGGAAGATCGAATCCACATGCCGGCCGTCGCGCATGCAGGTCGAGAAACTCGCGGCATCCAACCCCAGCGCCTTGGCGTGCCGGTCGAACGTCGCGGCGTCGAGCCGTCCGCCGTCCGCAAATAAGCGATCGTGCATGGCCCAGTAGCGGCCCTGATCTCCGGCACAACGCGCGGCCACCGCCGCATCCAGTCCCGGACCCTGGTCGGCGCGGGGATAGTCCCGATAGACGAATCGGACCTTGCCGGTCTCGACATACTTGGCCTGAATACGGGGCCAGGTCTCGCGGAAGAATTTGAGGCAGTACCCGCAGGTGAAATCCGAGTATTCAATCAAGGTCACCGGCGCATCCGAATTCCCGCGGACCCGAAGATCCGCACCCGCCGCGTCGTTCCGCAAAACGCCGCCGACCGACAGCAGCAGCGTCAAGCAGGCCAACAGCGCAGGCCAGGGTACCCCCACCGCTCGTCCCGCTGTCGAGACGGTCGGTTCACTCGATCCCTGTGGGGATCGCGCCGTCACGCGGGCTTCCCCTTCTGCCCGAACCGCTCCATCAACCCCATCATCAGCAGCGGCCAGACCACCGTGGCATCGCTCAACACCTCGGCGAAACGGCCGCCTTCCTCGGGAGGCACGAACTTTCCCCAGGAGATCCCCTCCTGATACGTGCAGCCGCTCAACCCTCCCCAGTAATCGGGCTCAGGGCAGATCCGCACCCCGTACTGGAATCGCGGCGGCTTGACGTTCAACCCCAGCCGCATGTTCCCGATCTCGATATACGGCCCGACTTGCTGCGCCCAGTTCCGCGGCACCCCGCCGCCGATCGTGAAAATGCCCAGCCGCTTGGCCGAAAGGACGTGGTCCGTGTAGCTGTTCAAATCCAGATAGGGATTGAATGCCGGGCATGACCGATGAAGCGCCCGCAACACCGCGAGATCGCCGCCGCCCTGCGCCTGAGCTCGAGCCAAATCCGCGGCTTTGCCCATCGCCCAGGTGCCCACATCCAGCCCCATTTCAGAATCGGTGAAGGCCGGGATATACACCGGGACGTTCTTCAGATACGCGCTTTTCAGAATGCCGCTGCCTTCATACTCCTCGGCCAACGTCCGCCCCAATTCATGGGTCAGGATTTCCGAGGAAAGCGGCTGATCGGCGTTGATCCGCTTGAGCGTCTGCGACACCACGTGTTCCACGTAGTTGAGGTTGGCTTCCATCTCCAAAGTATCGTACACCCGATTATAGCCCTTGCGAAACAACTCCTCATCGCTCATCGACGGACGGTGACGATAGTGCACCTTGCCGATGGACTCGCTGAGTCCGTGGGCGATCAACGCGCCGGTCGAGACGATGACCTGGACCATCCCATGATCGATCATGCTGCTGATGATCTTGCCCATTTTGGCGATCGTCATGGCGCCGGACAGCGTCAGGACGACCGAACACTCCGGATCCTCGATCATTGCCACCAGCACCTCGAAGGCTTCGCCCAAGCGCCTGCCTCCGAAGGCGGTCTTCCGCATGGCGGCCAGGAGGTCCGAAAAGGATTTGATGTTGTCGGGATCAAGAGGCTCGAGCGCCTCCAACCCGTCTTTCGCGCCGTCGTGGAATTCACGTGCGGGCATGCTGCCTACTCCTGCTCGAACCAAGGGGACACGACACGAAAAACGCCTCCCTTATACACAACCTTTCGTATAGGCGTCAATTCGCGAGACTTCGGAAGAGGGACACGATACCGCAGTCGCCTTGCGCGTTGAGGGGGATTGATTAATCGACGGTACGTGCGGGACGAAGCACCCGAAGGCGACAGGACGGAGTCAGTCTTCAGAGAGCGGAAAGTCCGAAGACGTTTCAACCTGGAGCGGCCGGTCGGTCAACGCCTCGTAGGCGGTCGTGACGCTTCCCACAGGAGATACCTGCAACAGGAAGGGAGTCTCCCAATCGCCATCAGCGACGTCATACTCCTCCGGCACCAGGACCCGACGCAGGTTCTGATCCCGCGCGGCCGCCAACTTGAGCGAAATGCCGCCGACCGCGCCGATGTGCCCGTCCCGGGTGACGGTTCCGGTCAGCACGCGGGCCGGCTGAACGAAATCGCCTTTCGCCAAGGCGACCACCGTCAGGCCGACCATGGCGGACAGACTCTCGCCGTAGATGGTGACCCCTTCATATGGCACGGTCAACGAAACACTCCAGGAATCCGTATTCAGACCGGCCAGCCGAGCCGCCCGATTGATCGCGGTCACAACGGCCACCTGCGCCCGAATCGAAAATCGTCCCGGATTGGACTCAAAGGTGACCTCCATCCCGTTGCGGTCCTTGCGGCTCGCCAGGGAAACCTGTAGTTGGGCGACCACCCCGATCGGTTTTCTGTCACGATCGAAGGCGGTGCCCAGGATCGGAATGATTTGCTTGCGGAGCTGGACTTCGTCCTGAAACGACCGCGCCAGAGCAGGTGAGCTGATCGCCACAATGAGGCATGCCGCGATCCCTCCGAGTCCGAGAACCCCTCGCCGAGCCCTCTCCCGGTATGAGCACGTGCTGTTCTCTCGCCCCTGGCCGATCATGGAAAATGTCCTCTGACGATTGCTACGCTTTCTAGGAGCCTGTCCGACATTGCCGTTCGTGACGAGGCGAAGGAGGTGCCGGCAGATGCAAGGCCGCAGGCCGCGAAAAACCGGAGGCGTATTCGCTGGAATACGTTGAGGATTTTTCGGGGCCGAGAACGAAGCAGATGCCGGTACATCGTTCGCCGCAGTAGAAAGGTCGATGTCGGACAGGCTCCTAGATGGGATTATACCGCGTGATCGCCAAAAGGGAAGCCCATGGCGGACTTCCTGCCTGTTCCATCGGTTTGTGGGGAAAGAGGCTTATGTGCCTGGACGCGTGGCCGAAGAAGAACTGGTCCAATTTTCGAGAAAGGTTCGAATCAGAAAGGGGCGCACGGGAAGCCGGTTCACGTGGGAGAAACCTTGGGCCAACGGAAAAATACGCCTTTCCCCCTATGGCGCACGGACCTCAACCGCGCAGGCACGTGCCCATCGGCGGCGTCAAGGCAACGGGCAGTGTGAATCAGCCTGTTCCCGTTGCCACGACCAACTCCTGAAGCCGGACTCGAAGGTACCGCGGCAGGCAGACCTGCGATTCCAGATATTGCATCAAGCGCGCCTTGTCCTCGGCATCCATCATCAGGATTTCCAAGCCGACGCGGGCCCCGTGGGTCCACGTCACGGCTGCAAGGCGCACCGCGATCGATTTTTCGGGGATCGGCAAGCGGAGACGGGCTTGGACATACTGCCCAGGAACCAAAGGCTTGCGGCTGGGGCACCAACAGCCCGGCACTGACACATCAAACACACGCCCTTCGGCCTCAAGCGGCCCATCCCCCGAGCAGGACACGAGGCAATCCACTAAGTGGCGAGGACGCACACGGCAGTACATCGCGCACCTCCTTGTTAGAACGGCTCGTTTTTATGGAAGGCCCGCTGAAGGACGCCCCACCTGCCCATTCATTTTCTGAGCTTCCTGAGCCAAGACATCAACCTTATGGGAAGCGGCTTGCACCGCTTTATGGGAGAATCCGGCGAGAAGATCCGCCAATCCTTCCGTCGTGGGAGCGAAGGCGATGGTGCTGTCGATTTGGGTCAGGCGAGTCCCTAGATAGCTCTCGAGTCGCTGCGCAGCCGCATGTTCGGCCTGGCACGGCTTGGACAGGACGCGGTCAGCGAGTTGCGCCCACTCCATCGAGACAATCGTCAGACTGCCCGCGAGACCGGCGCTCGCCCCGGCCTTCGTCTGGACTTTCAGCACATTGAGCAGCAGGACAAAGCCGTCCGTGGAGTCCGCCTTGACCGTATAGCCCTTGGCTCGCAGCGTTTGCGCGATGGCCGACTCGACGGCTTTCGACGCCGGATCATCACCACCGTTCAGGATCGAGACCGTCTGGCCGAACACAGACGGAATAGACGCTACGAAGAAGACGACGAAGGCGAGCAGAGACATGGCGGTCGCTCCAACGGCCACGGGATACGATCAGGATAGGTTCACTTCACAAGGGTAACCTGCTCTCCGGCGGAACACTATTCTGCATTGGGGGCAAGGAGTCCCTCGTCGGTAGGGAGGAAGGCAACGGCACGATGCGTGGTCTCAGATCGATTCCAATCGCCAAGAACAATTGAACCGGACTCGCGGTCGAGGCAAGCAGGGGGTGCTGGAGCCTGTTGACACGGGTTCGAACCTCCTTCGAGTCACAAGGCTCCTGATCCTCGCAGTCGTTCCGCTTAAACGCCCGTCACACCCCTTGCGTGCTCCCAGTTGGGTTGAACTTGCGGTGGCAAGGGGGCGTGCCAGGCGCGCTCTGCCTCGGTGAGGATCGAAGCACTCTGGAGCCGCAAGGCTCATGCTCGCGGCTTTCGGGGCGCGCAGAACTTTTCGGACTCTGAGCCCACGCCGGTGAGCCCCTCCCATACTTCCGCCCCGCCCCGAATGAAAATGGGGACTGGCTCAGGCTCGAAAAGTCTCTGCCTGTGCCTGTCCCCATTTTCTGACGCGGGAGACTGCCTCCGGCAGACTCCCGCTCTTCGCCCACTAAAGGCCTGGCCTCGTGGCTCGTGCCACCAAGCCGATCTTTCGTCTCAGATCCCCCACCCGCCCGGCTGTCTCAGTCGGGCGGCTTCAGTCCCTCCGGGTCTTCCCCTTTCACCCTTGGTGAGCCAGTCCTCCCCCATGACTTGTCTTGTGGTCCGCGCTCCGCTAGGCGCTTGCTCTCCTGTCTCTCCCTTAACACCGCTCCGTTTTGAGAATACAGCCGATTTTTATGGTCCTACCTACTCCCTCCCTCATTGACAAGTGGAACAGTTTGGAATAGTTTGCCCTCAATTTGCGCGACCTTCTCAGGAGGCGCACTCGTGACCAACCACGCCCTCACTATCCGGCAGGTGGCTGAATACCTCCAAGTGACTGAAAAGACCATTTACAAACTCGCCTGGGCTGGCCGGCTCCCCGGGTTTAAGGTCGGTAACACCTGGCGCTTCAAACGAGAAGACATTGACAAATGGATCGAGTCGAATAAGCGGAAAGCAGTGAAGCCAAAGCCTCGTTGAGTACCAGTTTGGCCGACAACCGTTTGATACTCCCAATTGGACAGCGCGTCTTGCTGCCTGGCCACTTCGATGCGCCGGTGATCTTGGAAGACGCCCGGCCACTCGGCGTAGATGACTCCGCCGGCTACGAGTGTCGGGTCCGGCTGCCCGACGGCACCCTCGAGGAAGCAGTCATCTCCCAGGCGGAAGCGGCCACGCTCTTCGGCACGGACCGGGAAGCGCCGACGGCGATCAAGCCCGCCGATGCGGAACGACTCCGACTGTTGATCGAGTCCGCCCGAATCCGGCTGGCCTACGCCCACGACCGCCAGTTCGCCGTGAGCCTCTCCGGCATCCGCACACTCCCTCACCAGATCGAGGCCGTCTACCAAGCCATGCTACCGCAGCCTCGCCTGCGCTTTCTCCTCGCCGACGACCCGGGGGCGGGCAAGACCATCATGGCCGGCCTGCTCATCAAGGAGCTCAAGCTCCGGGAGGCCATCGAACGGGTCCTGATCCTCTGCCCCGCGCCGCTCACGCCCCAGTGGCAAGACGAAATGCTCCGCTGGTTCGGGGAGTCCTTCGACATTATTTTTTCCGCCGTTGACCAGCAGCAGCTCACAAATCCGTGGCAGCGCTCCTCGCAGGTCATCTCCTCCATCGACTACGCAAAGCAGGATGATGTGCGTGAGCGCGTGTGGCAGCAGCGCTGGGACCTCGTCGTGGTGGACGAAGCCCATAAGTGCTCCGCGAGGACCGCATCGGGAGGGCAGGGGCGGGAGCCCAAGGTCGCCACGACCAAGCGGTACGACCTCGTCACGCGGCTCACCTCCCAGGCCGACCACGTGCTCCTTTTGACCGCAACCCCACACCACGGGGACGAGGACAAGTTTTCGCACTTCCTGCGGCTCATCGATCCCGACCTTTTCCCGGAACCGCATCGACTCGGGAAGCAAGCGACGTCGATTCGGGAGAGCGTGTTTCGCCTCGGCAAGGATTCACCATGGTGCCTGCGCCGTCTGAAAGAGGATCTCAAGGATCTCAACGGCAACCGCCTGTTTCCCGACCGGCACGCCAGGACCGTGACCTTTCACCTCAACAGCGAGGAGTACGCCCTCTACAAGTCGGTCACGGCATACATCAACGAGTTCATTCCTCAGCAGACGGGACAGCGACGGTCGTCTGCCGCGCTCACCCGCACCGTCCTCCAGCGACGCCTCGTGAGTTCGACCTGCGCCATCCACGAGTCGCTGAAGCGGCGCCTCAAGAAGCAGCAGGATCTGCTCGACGAGTTGGAGGGGCTCTCCCCGGCCCAGCGGGCCAAGCGCCTCGCCGCCCTTCAGGGACGGCTACCCGATGCGGAGCAAGAAGAGGATGACCTTGACGAGGAGGTCCGCGATCAGCTGGTCGACGAGTACACGGCAGCCCTCGAGCTGGAGCAGCTCCGTGCGGAGATCTCCGCCCTCAGGGAGTTGGTCGAGCAGGCCCGCAGGGTGCGGGAGCAGGCGAGCGATTCCAAGTTGGCCGCGTTGAAGAAGTGCCTCAGCGAGGCGCAGTTCGTCGAACTGAAAGACGGCCGAGGGAAACTCCTGGTCTTCACCGAACACCGCGACACGCTCAATTACGTCCGCGAGCATCTCGAGCGATGGGGGTTCACGACCTGCGAGATCCACGGCGGCATGAACCCCCACGAACGCAAGCAGGCGCAGGAACAGTTCCGGACCACCGCGCAAGTGTGTGTGGCGACCGAGGCGGCGGGCGAAGGGATCAACCTCCAATTCTGCCACCTCATGATCAACTACGACATGCCGTGGAACCCGACGCGCCTGGAGCAGCGCCTCGGCCGCATCCACCGCATCGGGCAGGACAGGGACGTCTACGCCTTCAACTTCGTGGCCACGGATTCCGAGGACGGGCAGCCCATCGTCGAGGGACGCATCCTGCATCGCCTCCTCGAGAAGCTGGACACGATGAACGAGGCCCTCGAAGGGCGCGTGTTCGACGTGATCGGCGAGGTGCTTTCGCTGAATGACGTCAACCTTCCCGACATGCTGCGAGAAGCGGCCTACGATCCGCGTCGGCTGGACGAGTACTTGGACCAGATCGACCGCATCGACCCGGCCAAGTTAAAGGAATACGAGAACGCCACGGGCATCGCGCTGGCTCGGAGCCACGTGGACTTCACGGGCTTTCAGCGCCGCAACCTGGAGGTCGAAGAAAAGCGGCTGATGCCACGGTATGTGGAGGCGCAGTTCATCGCGGCGGCTAAGGAAATCGGTCTTCGCGTGGAGCCACGGGCGGATGGCCTATGGCGCATCGAGCATGTCCTGGCCGACTTGCGGACTGAGCGGCTGCGGTCGGTTCAGCGCCTGGGAAAGGCCGACCCCTCGTACCGCAAGGTCACGTTCCACAAACACCACCTCGAGCAGTCCGCGCACGCGGACGCCGTCCTCATGGGACCCGGCCATCCCCTCTACGCGGCGCTTGACGAGATGCTCAACGAGAAGCTGGCGCCCCTCCAGGGAGGGATCGGGTTCTACGTGGATCCGATGACGACCGAGCCGTTCAGGCTCCACTTCTTTGAGATTTCCATCCGCGGCAAGGACTCGAAGGGCAATGACGTCCCGCTGCACGGAGAGCTCGTGGCCGTCCGCGAGCAGCGCGGGCACTTCGAGATCGTACCAAGCGATAGCCTGCTCAATCTCCCCCCTTACCCGAATCCCCCGGCCATGGCTGATCCCGTGGCAATCCAGGCAGCGTCCGACTATCTCAAGAGCACCTATCAGCTGGAATGCCGCGCCCGTTCCCAGGAGGAACGGCAGCACTTCGCCCGCATCCGCCGGGATTATTTGGAGCGGTCTTTCGATGTCCGGATCAAACGCGCCCAGGAACGCGCCATGCGGCTTCTTGCGGAAGCAGCCACGAAGTCGGAATTCAAGCTGGCGGCGGACGAGGCGCGCAAGCACGTGGAAGAACTGCAACGGCAGCGTGAGGAACGGATCAGCAGCCTGGGGAGGCTGGAAATCGCCCGAACGGGGCCTGTGCGGCATGTGGCCACGGCCATTGTGCTTGCGCCC
Proteins encoded:
- a CDS encoding aldehyde dehydrogenase family protein yields the protein MEAARPFLIGGQWRRSASTAKVINPFTGETIAEICRAERTEAEAAVQTAVTATAAMRELPAHARAEALLKIAVALRARQEEAARTITAEAGKPITDSRREVARAVQTFSVAAEEAKRVPGEIVPMDWTPGTESYLGIVRRFPIGPILGITPFNFPLNLVAHKVAPALAAGNPIVIKPAPQTPLTALLLGEIVLESGLPIGAVSVVPCDNAVAERLVVDDRFRMLSFTGSAAVGWMLKGKAGKKRVVLELGGNAGVIVEPDADLDVAAQRCATGGYTYAGQTCISVQRIFVHQSVLQPFTEKLLARVAALKAGDPAKDDTVIGPLIDQAAARRVEDWIGEAVAQGGKLLLGGKRSGSVVEATVLGDVAPTMKVSCQEVFGPVVTVSPYQRFEDALAAVNDSPYGLQAGVFTRDVGRIFHAFRNLDVGTVLANEIPTFRADHMPYGGVKDSGLGREGVRYAIEEMTEPRLLVLNLRQ
- a CDS encoding thioredoxin domain-containing protein; its protein translation is MTARSPQGSSEPTVSTAGRAVGVPWPALLACLTLLLSVGGVLRNDAAGADLRVRGNSDAPVTLIEYSDFTCGYCLKFFRETWPRIQAKYVETGKVRFVYRDYPRADQGPGLDAAVAARCAGDQGRYWAMHDRLFADGGRLDAATFDRHAKALGLDAASFSTCMRDGRHVDSIFHDRQEGTSWGFRGTPGFVLMLTRDGRGGDAAVTIPGAFPYQVFEEEIERLLARTHPRGKSGA
- a CDS encoding deoxyhypusine synthase family protein, coding for MPAREFHDGAKDGLEALEPLDPDNIKSFSDLLAAMRKTAFGGRRLGEAFEVLVAMIEDPECSVVLTLSGAMTIAKMGKIISSMIDHGMVQVIVSTGALIAHGLSESIGKVHYRHRPSMSDEELFRKGYNRVYDTLEMEANLNYVEHVVSQTLKRINADQPLSSEILTHELGRTLAEEYEGSGILKSAYLKNVPVYIPAFTDSEMGLDVGTWAMGKAADLARAQAQGGGDLAVLRALHRSCPAFNPYLDLNSYTDHVLSAKRLGIFTIGGGVPRNWAQQVGPYIEIGNMRLGLNVKPPRFQYGVRICPEPDYWGGLSGCTYQEGISWGKFVPPEEGGRFAEVLSDATVVWPLLMMGLMERFGQKGKPA
- a CDS encoding S16 family serine protease: MAISSPALARSFQDEVQLRKQIIPILGTAFDRDRKPIGVVAQLQVSLASRKDRNGMEVTFESNPGRFSIRAQVAVVTAINRAARLAGLNTDSWSVSLTVPYEGVTIYGESLSAMVGLTVVALAKGDFVQPARVLTGTVTRDGHIGAVGGISLKLAAARDQNLRRVLVPEEYDVADGDWETPFLLQVSPVGSVTTAYEALTDRPLQVETSSDFPLSED
- a CDS encoding PilZ domain-containing protein: MYCRVRPRHLVDCLVSCSGDGPLEAEGRVFDVSVPGCWCPSRKPLVPGQYVQARLRLPIPEKSIAVRLAAVTWTHGARVGLEILMMDAEDKARLMQYLESQVCLPRYLRVRLQELVVATGTG
- a CDS encoding helix-turn-helix domain-containing protein, translated to MTNHALTIRQVAEYLQVTEKTIYKLAWAGRLPGFKVGNTWRFKREDIDKWIESNKRKAVKPKPR
- a CDS encoding helicase-related protein; the protein is MILPIGQRVLLPGHFDAPVILEDARPLGVDDSAGYECRVRLPDGTLEEAVISQAEAATLFGTDREAPTAIKPADAERLRLLIESARIRLAYAHDRQFAVSLSGIRTLPHQIEAVYQAMLPQPRLRFLLADDPGAGKTIMAGLLIKELKLREAIERVLILCPAPLTPQWQDEMLRWFGESFDIIFSAVDQQQLTNPWQRSSQVISSIDYAKQDDVRERVWQQRWDLVVVDEAHKCSARTASGGQGREPKVATTKRYDLVTRLTSQADHVLLLTATPHHGDEDKFSHFLRLIDPDLFPEPHRLGKQATSIRESVFRLGKDSPWCLRRLKEDLKDLNGNRLFPDRHARTVTFHLNSEEYALYKSVTAYINEFIPQQTGQRRSSAALTRTVLQRRLVSSTCAIHESLKRRLKKQQDLLDELEGLSPAQRAKRLAALQGRLPDAEQEEDDLDEEVRDQLVDEYTAALELEQLRAEISALRELVEQARRVREQASDSKLAALKKCLSEAQFVELKDGRGKLLVFTEHRDTLNYVREHLERWGFTTCEIHGGMNPHERKQAQEQFRTTAQVCVATEAAGEGINLQFCHLMINYDMPWNPTRLEQRLGRIHRIGQDRDVYAFNFVATDSEDGQPIVEGRILHRLLEKLDTMNEALEGRVFDVIGEVLSLNDVNLPDMLREAAYDPRRLDEYLDQIDRIDPAKLKEYENATGIALARSHVDFTGFQRRNLEVEEKRLMPRYVEAQFIAAAKEIGLRVEPRADGLWRIEHVLADLRTERLRSVQRLGKADPSYRKVTFHKHHLEQSAHADAVLMGPGHPLYAALDEMLNEKLAPLQGGIGFYVDPMTTEPFRLHFFEISIRGKDSKGNDVPLHGELVAVREQRGHFEIVPSDSLLNLPPYPNPPAMADPVAIQAASDYLKSTYQLECRARSQEERQHFARIRRDYLERSFDVRIKRAQERAMRLLAEAATKSEFKLAADEARKHVEELQRQREERISSLGRLEIARTGPVRHVATAIVLAPGADTEAQLADLADELDPNIRRKSELAAEDMVVVALKEEGFPEDRIERVGHLKLGFDVRAHRITDQATGEVFVKRIEVKGRRRGQAVRLTTNEWYKAQQLAETYWLYVVWDPLGPNPELVRIQNPAARLDHVKREIVAARFFEIPADAVDLVAKSDPTRRT